In Streptomyces sp. HUAS ZL42, the DNA window CCGCGTTGTTGCGGAGGGCTGAGCGGGCAGACTCGGAGGTGGTGGTCGCCTGAGAGGGTGGGGGCCGGGCAGTCGTGCGGCTGCGGGTCCGTTGTGGCCGGCCGCGCCCGCGCGGCGGAGCCCATATGCACCGCACCGCGCCCCTTTGGGCCTGCTTATGCTGACCGGCGTGGAAGAGTCGAGGAAGGTACGCCATGGTGAAGGCAGCCGAGCGGGCCCCCCGGTCCAGCGTCTGGCTGGAGGGCAAGGCGCGCCGGGGTGGGCGTGGCGGGCAGCCGTCGGGGCTTGACCGGGAGCGGATCACTCAGGTGACCGTGCGGCTGCTGGACGCCGAGGGGCTGGCCAAGTTCTCCATGCGCAGGCTCGCCGCCGAGCTGAACGTCACCGCGATGTCCGTCTACTGGTACGTCGACACCAAGGACGACCTGCTCGAACTCGCCCTGGACGCGGTCTTCGGCGAGCTGAGCCTGCCCGACCCGGACGCGGCGCACGAGGACTGGCGCGACCAGCTGCGGATGATGGCCACGGAGTACCGGACGCTGCTGGTCCGCCATCCGTGGCTGTCGCCGCTCGTGGGCCGTTACCTCAACATCGGCCCCAACGCGCTCGCCTTCTCCCGCCTGGTCCAGCGCGTCATCCGCCGCACCGGACTGCCCGCGCACGGGGTGACCGGCGCGATCTCGGCCGTCTTCCAGTTCGTGTACGGGTACGGCACGATCGAGGGCCACTTCTTCACCCGCGTCGCGGACGCCGGCATGACCCCGGACGACTACTTCCAGCAGGCCATGACCTCGGTGATGACCGAGGCCGCCCCGGAGGCCGCGGAGGTTCTCGAGGAGGCCCAGGACATCATGGCGGCCCGCGGCGGGGACACGGTCGCGGAGATGCTGGACCGGGACTTCACCTTCGCCCTGGACCTGCTGGTGGCGGGGATCGAGGCGATGGTGGAGCGGGGCTGACCCGGCCTACCGGTCGGCCACCAGCCGCGCGGGGAATCCTCCCGTCGCTACCGGCCCCCACCGCTCCGGCGTGATCCGGATGATCGACTTCCCCTGCTTGACCATGGCCGCCCGGTACTCGTCCCAGTCGGGGTGCTCGCCGGCGATGTTGCGGTAGTACTCCACGAGCGGCTCCACGGAGTCCGGTGTGTCGATGACCTCGGCGGTTCCGTCGACCTGCACCCAGGGCCCGTTCCAGTCGTCGCTCAGCACGATGACGCTGACCCGGGGATCCCGCTTGGCGTTGCGCGTCTTGGCGCGCTCCGGGTAAGTGGAGATCACGATCCGTCCGGAGTCGTCGACTCCGCAGGTCAGCGGCGATGCCTGGGGGCTGCCGTCGGTCCGCCGGGTCAGCAGGAGGGCGTGGTGGCGGGGTCGTACGAAGTCCAGCAGCTCGTCCAGGGATACCTTGGTGTTCGTCGCGATGTTCGGTGCCATGACCGCAGCCTAGGGCTTGGCGAGGGCCACGTCGGTGACCCTGTCGGGCCTATGCCTGTGGCTGTCGGGGAAGGTCCTCCTACTGTGACGAGTATGAGTGGCGACGAGCTCGACCCCGCAGACCAGTGGCCGCTGCCGCCCGCCTGGATGTGGGACTGCGCCGAATGCGTGCGGATGTACGAGGCGATGAGAGGCATCCAGGCCGAGATCGCGGGGCTGGTGGCCGAGGATCCCACGGTGGACTGGGACTTCACGGACAGCATCGTGGGGACGCAGATCCGCCTCAGCCGGCATCTGGCCGACGCCCACGCCGAGTCGCTGCCCGACTGGGACCCGTCGTGCCGTACGTGCGCCGAGCACCGGGAGCGGCTGTCGAAGGCGGAGCGGACGCCGGACCCGAGGGCCGGGGCGGTCATGGTGGCCGAGGAGCACCGGGCCCGCCATCTGTTCGCCCCGCCCCGCACCGTCGGCCTCATGTAGGGCCGCGCAGGTCCGCGGCAGCGACTCCCCCTGCACCGCCTGGTGGTCGGAGCCGGTCCCGATGTGGGCGAGGTCGAGGGCCACGGCCGTACGATCCCGTGCATCCCCAGCTCCCCGAGGACCGTCCAGCGGTCGGCGCCCGCCGCGGTCCGGCCGGTGGGGCGGTAGGGGATCTCGGGGTACGCGTCGACGTCCAGGAAGTCCACGGAGCGCAGGTGGGTGGCACGCGTGCCGTTGCCGGTGTCGACGGAGACTGCCCGGACGACCACGGCCACCCGGGACTTGGTGACGTACGGCGCGACCTCGATGGCGCCCGCGAACTCCGTGAACCGCCCGCGCACGCTGGAGATGCGCGGCCCGGGCGGCGGCAGCTCCGTTCCGCCCTGCCGGGCCGGCGTCACCGTCCCGACCCGGTCCGGCGGCGGGCGCGTAGCCGACGTCCGTGACGACGACGGTGTACGCGCCGACGGCCAGGGTGGTGTCGTTCCGCACCACGCCCTCCGCGTCGTCCCGGCGTCCGCACCGTCACGGTGACGAGCGCGTGCGACACGGCCCATCCGTCCCGGCTCGGCGAGGTCCTTCGCGATCACCATCTCGTCCGCGCCCTGGCGTGCCACCGAGACTCCGCAGAGCCGGCCTCCCGCGTCCTGCACGCCGTCGGCGACCACCTTCATCAGGCCGACGTCCGAACCGCCCCGGACGAGGGTGTGACCGCCCTTGCCCAGCAGGTGCGGATCCTCGCGGTCAGTGCCGTCTCACACAACTCCTCACAAGTGACCGGCCCGTGGCGAGGGCATGCCTCCGCTCGGAGCGCGCCGCCCGCCACGGGCCGGGGCCGTACTACTCGCCGGGGTGGGCGAGTTCGATGTCGTGGTCGTCGACGCCGCCGCCGAGGTTCAGCGCGGTGGCCACCGGCGGATAGCCCGTCGCGATGACCGTGTACTCGCCGCGGTCCAGGTCGGCGAAGGCGTACGCCCCGTCCGTGCCGGTCGTCGCCGTGCCGACGACGTTGCCCGCCCCGTCGACCAGCGTCACGCGGGCGTCGGCCAGCGGACCGTGCGGCGACCGTACGACGCCCTGGACGCGGGCTCCGGCGTCGAGCTCGACCTCGATCCGGGTGACCCCGGTGCCGCCCACCTCGACGGGCAGGGCGCGTGGCCGGAACCCGGCGGCGTTCACCGCGACGGTCACGGCACCCGGCACCAGTTCGGCGAAGGAGAACTCCCCCTGTTCTCCGGAGAAGCCGGTGGCCAGCAGGTCCCCGCGCACGTCGGTGACGATCACCATCGCGTCCTTGACCGGCCCGCCCGTCTCCGCGGCCCGCACGACACCGCCCAGCCCGCTGGTGCCGCTGAACAGGATGTCGTACGCCACCGGCTCGTCGCCGTCCACGACGACCGTGGACGCCTGCGGCTGGAACCCGTCGGCGGAGGCGATCAGGACGTACGAACCCGCGCCCGGCGCGTCCACCGCGTACGAGCCGTCGGCCTGCGCGATCGAGCGCCCCAGCCGGCGCCCCGCGAGCGAGACGAGGGTGACCGCGGCCCGCGGGACGGGCGCGCTCTCGGTGCCGCGGACGAAGCCGCGCACCGGGATGCCGCCGGATCCGGCGCTCTCCTCGGGACGGGCCACCGTGGTGACCGCTGCGATCCGCTTGCCCTCCGGACCGGTGGGGACGTCGGCGGTGACGGCCCAGCTCGGGACCCTCTCGGCCACCGGGCCGACCGTGGGCTCCGCGGTCGCCGGGGCCTCCTCCGCCGCCGCCTGTGCCATCGCACCCTTCGTCCTCAGCGGGACCTCCTTGATGAACAGCGTGATCAGGAAGGCGAGCAGGGCCAGGCCCCCCGCGATCAGGAACACGTCCGCGATGCCGTGGCCGTACGCGCTCTCCATCACCGTGCGCAGCGGCGCGGGCAGCTTGTCCATGTCCGGGATCTCGCCGGTGGAGCTCGAACCGGACGCCAGAGCGGCGTACTTGGGGCCGAGACCGGCGATGCCGTCCTTGGCGTAGTCGGTGATGCGGTTGGCCATGACGGCACCCAGCGCCGAGACGCCCATCGCACCGCCGAGGGACCGGAAGAAGGTGACGGTGGAGCTGGCCGAGCCGAGGTCGCTCGGGTCCACCTGGTTCTGCGTGGACAGCACCAGGTTCTGCATCATCATGCCGACGCCGAGACCGAGCAGGGCCATGAAGACGGCGGTCTTCCAGTACTCGGTGTCGTAGCGGATGGTGCCCAGCAGCCCGAGGCCCGCCGTGATGAGCACACCACCGCCGACCAGCCAGGCCTTCCACTTCCCTGTGCGGGTGATGAGCTGCCCGGAGACGGTGGAGGAGACGAACAGACCGCCGATCATCGGGATCGTCAGGACGCCGGACATGGTTGGGGACTCGTTGCGGGCCAGCTGGAAGTACTGGGCGAAGAAGACCGTGCCGGAGAACATCGCGACGCCCACGAACATCGAGGCGAGCGACGACAGGGTGATGGTGCGGTTGCGGAACAGCCGCAGCGGGATGATCGGCTCACCGGCCTTCGACTCGACGAGCACGAAGATCAGCCCCAGCACGACCGAGCCCGCGAGCATCGAGTACGTCTGCCACGACAGCCAGTCGTACTTGTCACCCGCGAAGGTGACCCAGACCAGCAGCAGCGAGACCGCCGCCGAGATGAAGAACGCGCCGGCCCAGTCGACCTTCACGTCCCGCTTCACGACCGGCAGATGCAGGGTCTTCTGCAGCACGATGAGCGCGATGACGGCGAACGGCACACCGACGTAGAAGCACCAGCGCCAGCCCAGCCACGAGGTGTCGGTGATGACACCGCCGAGCAGCGGGCCACCGACGGTGGCGACGGCGAAGGTCGCGCCGAGGTAGCCGGAGTAACGGCCGCGCTCCCGCGGGGAGATCATCGCCGCCATCACGATCTGCGCGAGGGCGGACAGACCGCCGACGCCGATGCCCTGCACGACACGGCAGGCGATCAGCATCCCGGCGTTCTGCGACAGACCGGCGGCCGCCGATCCGAGCACGTAGATCACCAGCGCGGTCTGGACGAGCGCCTTCTTGTTGTACAGGTCGGCGAGCTTGCCCCACAGGGGTGTGGCCGCCGTCATCGCCAGCAGCGTGGCGGTGACGACCCAGGTGTAGGCGGACTGGCCGCCGCCGAGGTCGCCGATGATCTGCGGGAGGGCGTTCGAGACGATCGTGGACGACAGGATCGCCACGAACATCCCGAGCAGCAGCCCGGAGAGCGCCTCCATGATCTGCCGGTGGGTCATCCGGACGCCGTCGGAGGAGCCTGTGGAGCCTCTCCCGTGCTTGGCGTGGGCCCGCACACCGGCTGGTGTGGTCGTTGCCATGGGCTTCCTTCTCTTAGGTGCTTGCGGGTGTACGGGTGGTCGGTTCTTCGCTCGCCGCAGTGGTGGGAGGCGACAGCCGGTGCGCGGCGGAACGGCAGTCGTCGAAGCTCGACCTGAGTCGTGCCATGAGCCGGGTGAGCTGGCCGACCTCGTCGTCGGTCCAGCCGGCGAGGCGCTCGGCGAGCATCCGTGAGGTCCGCCGGGACAGCTCGTCGAGCTGCGCCAGCCCGGCGGGGGTGAGGCGCAGGATGCGCGAGCGCTTGTCCGCCGGATCCGGGGAGCGCTCGATCCAGCCGCGCTCGGCGACGTGGGCGACATGGCGGCTGGTGACCGACATGTCCACGGCCAGCAGCTCGGCGAGCCTGCTCATGCGCATGTCGCCGTGGCGGGCGAGCAGCGTCAGGACGGCGGCGGAGCCGCTGGAGCAGTCGGTCGGCAGGATCCGTCCCATCTCCCGTTTCACGGCGCCGAAGGCGCTGAACTGACGGACCAGTTCCTCGTACTGCGCCTGCTCGGCCATCGCACCTCCCAAGTTTGTTGCTTAGGGCAACCATAAGCTGGTTGGTTGCTGCAGGCAAACAAAGGGGAGGGGTCCGGTACAAAAACTTGGCAAAGGCAAGTATTGCGAGCGTAAACAGCCAGGTGAGGACGGCCGGGATTCCGGGTCGCCCCCCACTTGGGCCACAACCGCGGATTCGCTAGTGTCTCGAGCCATGGCTAACACCCAGGACCCCCAGGGCAACTACGACCCCGCAGGCAGCACCCAGATGTTCCGCGCCTTCGTCGACGAGGGTCCCCAGGGCCGTCAGCAGGCGGCCGCGCCGGCCGGTCCCCGCGTAGGGCTGATCGTCGGCGTCATCGCCGTCGTGGCGATCGTCGCGGCCGTCGCCTGGCTGGCGCTGAAGTAGCGCGCGAGACGCATCGTCACTCGTACGGCGTCATTACTCCCATCGGACGGACACGTCCCGCGTCTCGACATGCATGCCCAGCGGCACGCGCCATGCGTCGACGCACACCGTCCAGGTCTTCTCCTCCGTTGCGCCGGCCGCGATCGGCGCGGGGAGTTCGCCGGTCGACTCGATCGTCGCCCAGTCGATGCCGAGCGCGCCGATGACGTGCGTCCCGAAGATCACCGTGCCCGAACGCACCGCGGCTCCCCCGGTGTTGCGGAACTCCAGGGTCACCTTCTCGCACCACCGCTTGTCCGTGGGTTCCCGAACGGGGTCGCTCACGCTGAGGGCGGCGGGCCCAGCAGGTGCCGTGGGAGCGCCCGTTGGTGTCGGAGAGGGTGACGTCCCGCTCGTGGCGGCGGGTGTGGCGCCGTCGTCCGGGGCGGCGGCGCTCCCGGTCGTACGGGGCACGCCGGGCGAGGGATCCGGGCCGTGTGGGGAACTGCCTTCCGGGGCAGGGGAGGTGTCCGGGCCGTCGGCCGGGTCGAGCGGCACCAGACGCACCCCGCCCGTCGGCGTCACCGCGGGGCCCCGTGGGGACGGACCGCCCGCCGCGCCCACGGCGACATAGCCGTCGTCGCCCCCGCCGCCCCCGCACGCGGCCAGAACCCCGCCCAGACAGAGGACGGCCGCCGACGCACCGAGTACGGCGCCCCGACGGCCATGTGTCCACGTCGTCGCCCGAAGCATCGCGCCATGGTGGCTGACGCTCCGTCAAATGGGAAGCCCCGAAGGGCGCTCCGTCAGTCCGAGATGAGGCCCTCGCGCAGCTGCGCCAGCGTCCGGGTCAGCAGCCGGGAGACGTGCATCTGGGAGATGCCGACCTCCTCGCCGATCTGCGACTGGGTCATGTTGGCGAAGAAGCGCAGCATGATGATGCGCCGCTCACGGGGCGGGAGCTTGGCGAGCAGGGGCTTCAGGGACTCGCGGTACTCGACGCCCTCCAGGGCGGTGTCCTCGTAGCCGAGGCGGTCCGCCAGGGAGCCCTCGCCGCCGTCGTCCTCCGGCGCCGGGGAGTCCAGCGAGGAGGCCGTGTACGCGTTGCCGACCGCGAGGCCGTCGACGACGTCCTCCTCCGACACGCCCAGGACCGCGGCGAGTTCGGTGACCGTCGGGGAGCGGTCCAGCTTCTGGGACAGCTCGTCGCTGGCCTTCGTCAGCGCCAGCCGCAGCTCCTGCAGTCGGCGGGGCACGCGCACCGACCACGAGGTGTCGCGGAAGAACCGCTTGATCTCGCCGACGACCGTCGGCATCGCGAACGTCGGGAACTCGACGCCCCGTTCGCAGTCGAAGCGGTCGATCGCCTTGATCAGGCCGATGGTGCCGACCTGGACGATGTCCTCCATCGGCTCGTTGCGGGAGCGGAAGCGGGCGGCGGCGTACCGCACCAGGGGGAGGTTGAGCTCGATCAGTGTGTCCCGGACGTACGCGCGCTCGGGGCTGTCCTCGTCGAGAGCGGCGAGCCGCAGGAAGAGGGAGCGGGACAGGGTGCGGGTGTCGATGGCTTCCGAGGAGAGGGCCGGGGCCGGCGCCGCCTCGAGGGCCGTAACTGCGTCGAACGCGGCGTCGGGCGCGGACTCGCTCTTCGTGAGCGTGAGCACCTTCGAGCTGCCCTGGTCTGCGGACATGCCACCCCCTTTGGGTCGCGGGACGGTCGTGGCGAACGCTCCTGCGAGGAACGCCAGCCTTCACCTGAATACCGGAGCCGAAGCCCCGGCAAACGCGCTTCCGGCAGAATGTCACATGTCGGCAACACGCTGTAGTGACATGTCGACATGAGAGTAACGAAACAGCCCTGGAAAGAGGGGGTGTGACGGTATTTCAGCCCAGATCTGTCGGGAACATCCCTGGTGAGCGATTCGCTCGTGCCGGTTACTACTCGATCCCGCGTGCGATAGTCCGTGTGTTCAGGCGTCGATCCGGTTCGCCGACCGGAGCCGCTGAAAGCTACGTGCCAGTAGCCGGGAAACATGCATCTGGGAGACGCCGAGTTCCGCGCTGATTTGCGACTGGGTGAGATTGCTGTAGTAGCGCAGGAGAAGGATTCTCTGCTCGCGTTCGGGAAGCTGGACGAGCAGGTGCCGAACGAGGTCCCGGTGCTCGACACCGTCCAGCGCGGGGTCCTCGTAGCCGAGCCGGTCGAGGAGGCCCGGCAGTCCGTCGCCCTCCTGCGCGGCCTCCAGCGAGGTCGCGTGGTACGACCGTCCGGCCTCGATGCAGGACATCACCTCCTCCTCGGTGATGCGCAGCCGGTCGGCGATCTCGGCGGTGGTCGGGGTACGGCCGAAGGCGGTCGTCAGGTCCTCGGTCGCGCCGTTCACCTGCACCCACAGCTCGTGCAGCCGGCGCGGGACGTGGATCGTGCGGACGTTGTCGCGGAAGTAGCGCTTGATCTCGCCGACGACCGTCGGCATCGCGAACGTCGGGAACTGCACACCCCGGTCCGGGTCGAAGCGGTCGATGGCGTTGATGAGCCCGATGGTGCCGACCTGGACCACGTCCTCCATCGGCTCGTTGCGGGAGCGAAAGCGGGCGGCGGCGTAGCGCACGAGCGGGAGGTTGGCCTCGATGAGCGCCGCGCGCACGCGGGTGTGCTCCGGCGTGCCCGGCTTGAGCTCCTTGAGCTGACCGAAGAGCACCTGGGTGAGGGCGCGGGTGTCGGCGCCGCGGCTGCGCTGCGGAGTGGTCGGTGCGGCAGACGGTGTTTCGAGGGGCAGTGCTTGAGGCGCAGTACTGGCCGACACGGTCAACTCCACCTCATGATCCATCAACTCATCCGTCAAAAGCGGTCATAGCATCACAAGACATGTGCACTGTGTGCAAGCACCGCATAACAACGTGTTGTGGGCAATGTGGTGTATAGGGGCGTGAAACGGCCCCGCACCATTCCGGTACGGGGCCGTTCGTGTGCGGTACGGCTCAGACCTCGTAGTCGGCGACCACCCAGGTGGCGAACTCCCGCCACAGGGCGACGCCCGCCTGGTGCGCCGGGTGCTCGAGGTAGCGCTTCAGGGCGTCCGCGTCGTCGACCGCCGAGTTGATGGCGAAGTCGTACGCGATGGGCCGGTCGCTGATGTTCCAGCCCAGCTCCCAGAAGCGCAGCTCCTCGATCCGGTCGCCGAGCGCCCGGAAGGCCGCTTCGCCCTCCGCGACGCGTGGGTCGTCGCGCTCGATGCCCTCGTTGAGCTTGAAGAGGACCAGGTGGCGGATCATGTGCACTCCTAGCTGCGGACTGCGGCGGGCCCTAGTTCGGCGCCCCGTTGGCGATCCACGTCATGAAGTCGCCGATGGCCTTGGCCGCGTCCGATATGCCCTCGAACCCTATCTGGACGTAGTCGGCGGCCTTGGCCGGGTTTGTGATGATCACGTACAGCGCGAAGACCACGAGTACGTAGACGGCGATCTTCTTCGCGTTCACCGCCATCGCGGCCTCCTCCGTCACTGATGCACCAAAAAAGACGGCCCATGATCGCACAAAGGGCCCCGTCTCTCGACGGGGCCCTTCTCCAGCGGTAGCGGAGGGATTTGAACCCTCGGTGACTTGCGCCACACTCGCTTTCGAGGCGAGCTCCTTCGGCCGCTCGGACACGCTACCGAGGGAGACCCTACAGCAAGGTGGGGCATGGTTTGAAATCGGTATTCGGCAACCCCGCCAGGGGTTCCGGAGACGTCAGCGGTTCCGGAAGAAGTCGGTGAGGAGGCGGGCGCAGTCCTCGGCGAGCACGCCCTCGATCACCTCGGGCCGGTGGTTGAGCCGCCGGTCCCGCAGGACGTCCCAGAGGGAGCCGACCGCGCCCGCCTTGTCGTCGCGGGCGCCGTAGACCACGCGGTCCACCCGGGACTGGACGATCGCGCCCGCGCACATCGTGCAGGGCTCGAGGGTGACCACCAGCGTGCAGCCGGACAGCCGCCACCCGCCCAGCTCCTCGGCCGCCCGCCGGATCGCCAGCACCTCGGCGTGGGCCGTCGGGTCGCCGGTGACCTCGCGCTCGTTGTGCCCGGCCGCGAGCAGGGTCGTACCGTCCGGGGCCAGGACGACGGCCCCGACGGGGACGTCCCCGCCCCGGAGGGCCAGCCCGGCCTCGTCCAGGGCACGCCGCATAGCGACCCGCCAGCGGTCGCGTACCGGGTCGGGGGCGGGGTTCGCCGTCAGCGGACGGTCTCCAGGACCTCCGAGGCGCCGAGCGCCTCGGCGATCTCGCCGAGCGCGTCCTCCGACAGCGACTTCAGCTCCTTCTCGCCGACACCCAGGTCGTCGAGGATCGCGGCGTCGCCGACCGGGCCGTGCGGCACCGCCTCCGCGGTGGAGCCGCCGTCCTCGGCGTCGTCGTCCTCGTCCTCACCGTCCTCGGTGCCGTCGAGGTCGAGGGAGTCCAGGTCGGCGTCGTCGTCGCCGGGCTCCCTCCCGAGCAGTTCGTCCGTGAGCAGGATCTCGCCGTACGAGCTGCGGGCTGCGGCCGCGGCGTCGGAGACGTAGATGCGAGGGTCTTCCTCGCCGTCGATGCGGACGACGCCGAACCACGAGTCCTCCTGCTCGATGAGCACAAGCACCGTGTCCTCGTCGGGAGAGGCTTCCCGGGCCAGGTCGGCCAGATCCGACAGGGTCTCCACATCGTCGAGCTCTGTGTCGCTCGCTTCCCACCCGTCTTCGGTGCGCGCGAGCAGTGCGGCGAAGTACACCGTGACTCTCCCACTGGTCATAGGCGTGCCGGTTGGGGGTCCCCCCGGCGGAGGTTACGGGCGGGGAGAGCTGTGCTCCGAGCCCCGCCCACTCGGAATCGTGGCAGAAACAAGGCGTTCAGGGGACGTCTTCGGCTCCCTGTGTCTGGCAGTTTTGATCGCGTGTCCGTGAGCACGTCAGTGACACGTCCGCAAGGGACTCACCAGCACACTCGTTGCCGCCACCTGCGGATCGTACGCGGCTTTCCAGTGCGACCACGCACGCCCACCCCCGCAACACCCGTGCCGTCGGGGATCTTCCCGGTATGCGCGGCTACCAGCGGAACGTCCTCATCCGCATCGCGTGTCGCAGCCGGGCCGTCTTCGCGCGGCGGGGCTGGACGCGGTCGCGCAACTCCCGCGCCTCGGCGAGTTCGCGCAGGAACTGGGCGCGGCGGCGCCGGCGCTCGGCGTCGCTCTCCCGCGGCGAGGTTTCCTCTTGCGGCTCAGGCAGATCGGGCATGGACGCACCTCCCCCGTCCGTCCTGACCACTTTCCCTCCGATGGGCGGTTTGACGCCAGCAGACGGCCCAATCCCGCGGCACGGGCTCAGCCGGGGCGTGTCCGGCGGATCAAGTCGCAGGAAAGCGGGGACCTGGTGCGGGGGCGTCCGGCCGATCCGACCCGGCTACTGTTGTGGACATGCGTCTCCACGTCGTCGACCACCCCCTGGTCGCCCACAAGCTCACCGCGCTGCGCGACCAGCGCACGGACTCCGCGACCTTCCGCCGTCTCGCCGACGAGCTGGTCACCCTGCTCGCCTACGAGGCCACGCGTGACGTGCGCACCGAGCAGGCCGACATCACCACGCCGGTCGCCCCGACCACCGGCGTCAAGCTCTCCCACCCGCGCCCGCTGGTGGTGCCGATCCTGCGGGCCGGCCTCGGCATGCTGGACGGCATGGTCCGGCTGCTGCCGACCGCCGAGGTGGGCTTCCTGGGCATGATCCGCAACGAGGAGACGCTACAGGCCTCCACGTACGCCACGCGCATGCCGGAGGACCTCTCGGGCCGTCAGGTGTACGTCCTGGACCCGATGCTCGCCACCGGCGGCACCCTGGTCGCGGCGATCCGCGAGCTGATCAAGCGCGGCGCCGACGACGTGACCGCGGTGGTGCTGCTCGCCGCCCCCGAGGGTGTCGAGGTCATGGAGCGCGAACTCGCGGGCACACCGGTCACGGTCGTCACGGCCGCGGTCGACGACCACCTCAACGAGCACGGCTACATCGTCCCCGGCCTGGGGGACGCGGGGGACCGGCTGTACGGCGCGGCGGAGTAGCGGCACCCCGCCGGCGCCGGATTGCGCGACCCACCTCCTGCGAGGCTCAGCAGCTCTTCTTCGTCGTGCTGGCCGTCGGCTGCGGCGCGCTGAGTGCGGCCAGCGCCTTCTCGGCATCCGCCTGCGCCGTGAGGTTCTTGAAGCCGGTGCCGAGGATGAGGTCGATCGCGGTGCCCTTGCGGGCCGCGTCGGTGCGGCGCTCGGCGGTGGTCAGTTGGGTGGCCAGGACCGGCAGCGAG includes these proteins:
- a CDS encoding TetR/AcrR family transcriptional regulator — its product is MVKAAERAPRSSVWLEGKARRGGRGGQPSGLDRERITQVTVRLLDAEGLAKFSMRRLAAELNVTAMSVYWYVDTKDDLLELALDAVFGELSLPDPDAAHEDWRDQLRMMATEYRTLLVRHPWLSPLVGRYLNIGPNALAFSRLVQRVIRRTGLPAHGVTGAISAVFQFVYGYGTIEGHFFTRVADAGMTPDDYFQQAMTSVMTEAAPEAAEVLEEAQDIMAARGGDTVAEMLDRDFTFALDLLVAGIEAMVERG
- a CDS encoding PPOX class F420-dependent oxidoreductase; this encodes MAPNIATNTKVSLDELLDFVRPRHHALLLTRRTDGSPQASPLTCGVDDSGRIVISTYPERAKTRNAKRDPRVSVIVLSDDWNGPWVQVDGTAEVIDTPDSVEPLVEYYRNIAGEHPDWDEYRAAMVKQGKSIIRITPERWGPVATGGFPARLVADR
- a CDS encoding MFS transporter is translated as MATTTPAGVRAHAKHGRGSTGSSDGVRMTHRQIMEALSGLLLGMFVAILSSTIVSNALPQIIGDLGGGQSAYTWVVTATLLAMTAATPLWGKLADLYNKKALVQTALVIYVLGSAAAGLSQNAGMLIACRVVQGIGVGGLSALAQIVMAAMISPRERGRYSGYLGATFAVATVGGPLLGGVITDTSWLGWRWCFYVGVPFAVIALIVLQKTLHLPVVKRDVKVDWAGAFFISAAVSLLLVWVTFAGDKYDWLSWQTYSMLAGSVVLGLIFVLVESKAGEPIIPLRLFRNRTITLSSLASMFVGVAMFSGTVFFAQYFQLARNESPTMSGVLTIPMIGGLFVSSTVSGQLITRTGKWKAWLVGGGVLITAGLGLLGTIRYDTEYWKTAVFMALLGLGVGMMMQNLVLSTQNQVDPSDLGSASSTVTFFRSLGGAMGVSALGAVMANRITDYAKDGIAGLGPKYAALASGSSSTGEIPDMDKLPAPLRTVMESAYGHGIADVFLIAGGLALLAFLITLFIKEVPLRTKGAMAQAAAEEAPATAEPTVGPVAERVPSWAVTADVPTGPEGKRIAAVTTVARPEESAGSGGIPVRGFVRGTESAPVPRAAVTLVSLAGRRLGRSIAQADGSYAVDAPGAGSYVLIASADGFQPQASTVVVDGDEPVAYDILFSGTSGLGGVVRAAETGGPVKDAMVIVTDVRGDLLATGFSGEQGEFSFAELVPGAVTVAVNAAGFRPRALPVEVGGTGVTRIEVELDAGARVQGVVRSPHGPLADARVTLVDGAGNVVGTATTGTDGAYAFADLDRGEYTVIATGYPPVATALNLGGGVDDHDIELAHPGE
- a CDS encoding MarR family winged helix-turn-helix transcriptional regulator, coding for MAEQAQYEELVRQFSAFGAVKREMGRILPTDCSSGSAAVLTLLARHGDMRMSRLAELLAVDMSVTSRHVAHVAERGWIERSPDPADKRSRILRLTPAGLAQLDELSRRTSRMLAERLAGWTDDEVGQLTRLMARLRSSFDDCRSAAHRLSPPTTAASEEPTTRTPAST
- a CDS encoding RNA polymerase sigma factor SigF, producing MSADQGSSKVLTLTKSESAPDAAFDAVTALEAAPAPALSSEAIDTRTLSRSLFLRLAALDEDSPERAYVRDTLIELNLPLVRYAAARFRSRNEPMEDIVQVGTIGLIKAIDRFDCERGVEFPTFAMPTVVGEIKRFFRDTSWSVRVPRRLQELRLALTKASDELSQKLDRSPTVTELAAVLGVSEEDVVDGLAVGNAYTASSLDSPAPEDDGGEGSLADRLGYEDTALEGVEYRESLKPLLAKLPPRERRIIMLRFFANMTQSQIGEEVGISQMHVSRLLTRTLAQLREGLISD
- a CDS encoding RNA polymerase sigma factor SigF, with the translated sequence MDHEVELTVSASTAPQALPLETPSAAPTTPQRSRGADTRALTQVLFGQLKELKPGTPEHTRVRAALIEANLPLVRYAAARFRSRNEPMEDVVQVGTIGLINAIDRFDPDRGVQFPTFAMPTVVGEIKRYFRDNVRTIHVPRRLHELWVQVNGATEDLTTAFGRTPTTAEIADRLRITEEEVMSCIEAGRSYHATSLEAAQEGDGLPGLLDRLGYEDPALDGVEHRDLVRHLLVQLPEREQRILLLRYYSNLTQSQISAELGVSQMHVSRLLARSFQRLRSANRIDA
- a CDS encoding Dabb family protein, producing MIRHLVLFKLNEGIERDDPRVAEGEAAFRALGDRIEELRFWELGWNISDRPIAYDFAINSAVDDADALKRYLEHPAHQAGVALWREFATWVVADYEV
- the tadA gene encoding tRNA adenosine(34) deaminase TadA; translation: MRRALDEAGLALRGGDVPVGAVVLAPDGTTLLAAGHNEREVTGDPTAHAEVLAIRRAAEELGGWRLSGCTLVVTLEPCTMCAGAIVQSRVDRVVYGARDDKAGAVGSLWDVLRDRRLNHRPEVIEGVLAEDCARLLTDFFRNR
- the upp gene encoding uracil phosphoribosyltransferase, with amino-acid sequence MRLHVVDHPLVAHKLTALRDQRTDSATFRRLADELVTLLAYEATRDVRTEQADITTPVAPTTGVKLSHPRPLVVPILRAGLGMLDGMVRLLPTAEVGFLGMIRNEETLQASTYATRMPEDLSGRQVYVLDPMLATGGTLVAAIRELIKRGADDVTAVVLLAAPEGVEVMERELAGTPVTVVTAAVDDHLNEHGYIVPGLGDAGDRLYGAAE